TACTCGAACGTGAACTTGATGTCGTCGAGGGTCAGCGGCTGACCGTCGTGCCACTTGACGTTGTCGCGGATCGTGAAGCGCCACTCGAGGCCGTCGGGGCTCGACGACCACGCTGTGGCCAGCCAGGGGATGGGCTTGCCCGTCGAGTCCTGCCACAGGAGGGTGTCGAAGATGTAACCGGTCTGGATCATGCCCGGGCCGCGTACGTAAGCGAACGGGGTCGGGTAGCCGAAGTCACCACCTGCCAGCCGTACCCTCTCCACGCTGGTGGGCCGCTCCGGTGCCTGGCCGGCGGGGCTGCCGCCATCGTCGGACGCACACGCGCCCAGGACCGTCAGGGCCACGGTGGCCAGCGCCACTCGCTTGGCCCACGTTCGCCGTCTCCGGGTTGTTCTCATCTCTGCTCCCTTTCTCGTGCCGTCTCCGGCTTGGTCATATCGAACAAGAGGTCCCGCCCGGCAGCCCGCAGGAGGGCCTGGGTGGCCTCGTGCTGGGGCTTCATCAGCAGCTCGCTGCCCGTGCCCTCCTCCACCACCCGGCCCCTGGCCATCACCAGGACGCGGTCGGCCACCCGCAGCACCGAAGCGAGGTCGTGGGACACCAGGACCATGGCCATGCCCCGGTCGACCTGGAGCTGTTTGAGGAGTTGGAGCACCTTGGCCTGCTCGGAGGGGTCGAGCATCGAGACGGGCTCGTCGGCCACCAGCAGCTTGGGCTTGAGGACCAGGGCACGGGCCAGCGCGACCCGCTGGAGCTGGCCGCCCGACAGCTCGTGGGTGAAGCGGCGCAGGAACGAGTCCTCGGCCGGGAGGCGGGCGGCCCGCACCGTCTCGCGGACCAGGCGCTCCCGCTCGTCGCGGCTGCCGATGTCCTGGAGGTCGAGCGGTTCCTGCACAGCCTGGCCGACGGTCATGCGGGCCGAGAGCGCCTCGAACGGGTCCTGGAACAGGAGCTGGACCCTGCGCCGGGCTGCCTTCAGGTCCGCCCCCTTGAGGGTCAGAAGGTCGCGCCCGTCGAGCTCGATGCAACCCGAGTCGGGCTCGAGCAGGCGGACGAGCATCGACGACACCGTCGACTTGCCGGCCCCGGTCGCCCCCACCAGGCCGACCACCTCGCCCTCGTAGACGTCGAGGCTCACGTCGTCGGCCGCCCTGAACTTGTCCTTGCGCACGAGCTTGCCGGGCACGTCGTAGGACTTCGTCAGGCCCTTGGCCCGCAGCAGGGGGACGACCCCACCCCGAACGCACGCCACCAGCCGGGGGCCGTGCTCCCCGGTCGGGGGCAGCAGGGGCGGCCGGCCCTGGGCACAACTGTCGATCTCCTGGGTGCAGCGCCCCGTGAAAGGGCAGCCGGGCGCCACCTGGGTGGGGCTGGGCGGGTCGCCCCGGATGCCCCGCAGCTCCTTCACCGAGGCCAGGGTCGGGCGGGCGTTGAGCAGGGCCCACGAGTAGGGGCCACGCGGCTGGGAGAGCACCTCGCGGGCCGGGCCGGTCTCGGCCAGCCACCCTCGATAGAGCACGGCCACCTGGTCGGCCAGCATCTCCAGGGCGTCGGCGTCGTGGCTCATCACCACCAGTGCCCGCTTGTCCTCGCTGCGGACCCGCTTGAGCACGTCGAGCACCCCGTTGCGGGTCTCGGGGTCGAGCCCGGCCGTGGGTTCGTCGAGCACGATGACCTCGGGGTCGCACACCAGCGCCATGCTGAGCAGCACCAGGCGGCGCTGGCCGCCGGACAGCTCGCGGGGGTGGCGTTGGAGCGCCCAGTCGCCCAACCCGACCCGGGTGAGCACCTCGGCGCTGCGCTGATCGGCGTCGGCCCGGGACCGGCCCAGGTGTACCTGCTGGGGTTCGGCCAGCTGCACGCCGATCGTGAGCACCGGGTTGAGCGAAGCCGCCGACTGCATGGCCATGGAGATCCGGCGCCACCGGACGTCACGCCAGCCCTTCTCGTCGAGCCCGGTCAGGTCGAGGTCGCCGAGGCGGATGTCGCCTTCGACCTGGGCGTCACTGGCCAGCCCGAGCAGGGCCCGGCCCAGGGTCGACTTGCCCGATCCCGATTCGCCCAGCACCCCCAGGCACTCGCCCGCTTCCACCGAGAGGGACAGGTCGTCGACGGCCCGCACCGGGGGCGGCCCGGGGTAGGTGACCCGCAGGTTCGACACCGAGATGCCGTTCACCGGGCGCCCCGCACCCTGGGGGCGGCGCCCGCCTGGTGGCGGACCAGCCGGGGGTTGATGCGTTGCTCGAGCCCGATCCCCAGGAACGTCACGCCCAGCAGGAGCACGCTGATCGACACGACCGGCGGTACCAGCCACCACTTCCAGGCCTGGGTGAAGAACAGGCCGCTGAAGTTCAGCGAGTCGCGCAGGACGGCACCCCAACTGGCCCGCGAGGGGTCCCCTAAGCCCAGGAAGGCCAGGCCCGCCTCGAAGGTGATGGCCCGGCCGGCGGCCCCCACGAACCCGGCCACCAGGATGAGGCCCACCTCGGGCAGGATGTGGTGACGCAGTATCTGGGCCGAGTTGGCCCCGAACCCCAGGGCCGCCTTGACGTGGGCGCGCCGCCGCAACGACAGCACCTGGGACCGAACGACGCGGGCGGTGGGGGGCCAGGCGGTCAGGGCGATGATCAGCGAGAGCATCGCCAGCCCCGGCCCGGCGTAGGTGCCGACAACGATCAGCAGTGGGACCTTGGGGATCACCAGCACCAGGTCGACGATCCGCATGAGCACGGCATCGGTGGTCCCTCCGGCCCAACCCGCGACCATGCCCAAGATGGCGCCGATCAGCAGGGTGCCCCCTCCGGCCACCAGGGCGACGAACAGCGACACCCGCGCCCCACTGAGGAGCTGGGTGGCCACGTCCTGGCCGACCCCGTTGGTGCCCAGCAGGTGGCTACCGCTGGGCGCCTCCAGCGGGCGGCCCGCCAGCTCGATGGTCCGGTAGGGGCTCAGGTAAGGCGCGGCCAGGGCCAGCGCCGCGAACACCCCGACGATGGCCAGGCCGATCCAGCCGATGACCGGGAACGGCGGCCGCGGCGGCTTGTTGGCACGTGACCGGCGCTTGTCCCGCCTGCTCTGGCGGACTTCACCGCCCGGCCCGGGTGCGTCGACGTCGCCGGGGGGCGACAGGGTGGCCGTCATTCGGCCCCCACCCGGGGGTCGACGCGGGCGTAGATCAGTTCGAGCAGGAGGTTGACGGCCAGCACCACCAGGGCCAGCACCAAGAAGGTCGCCTCCAGCACCGGGTAGTCCCGAGCCTCGACGGCCCTCAGGATCAGCGTCCCCATGCCTGGGTAGGCGAAGACGGTCTCGACGAACACCGAGCCACCGACCGCGAAGCCGGCTTGGATCCCCAAGACGGTGAGGAACGGGAGCAGGGCGTTGCGCCCGGCGTGGCGGTACTTCATCATCCGGTCGGGCAGGCCCTTGGCCCGGGCCAGGACCATGTAGTCCTGGCCCAGGGTGGAGATCATGGTGTTGCGCACGAGCAGGAACTTGGTGCCCAGGAGCGAGAGCGTCAGGGCGGTCACGGGCAGGACCATGTGGCGTGCGATGTCGTAGTACTTGTGGGCCCCGGTGTAGTCGTTGAACGGGGTCTTGGCCCCGGCCAGCGGGAACAGGGGCACGACCACCGCGAACGAGATCAGCAGCACGGCCGCCAGCGCGTACTCGGGAACGGCCCTGGCGATGGTCAACCCGATCGTCAGGGCCCGGTCGCCGAACCGGCCCCGCTTCCAGGTGGCCGCCACCCCGGCCATGAAGCTGAGGCCGGAGGCGAGGGCCAGAGAGACGCCCATGAGCAGCAGTGTCCAAGGGAGGTGGAGGCGGATGAGATGGGACACCTCGGCCTTGCGGGCGATCGAGAACCCCAGGTCGCCGGTGGCCAGGCCGGTGACGTAGCTGCGGAACTGCTCCACCAGCGGCTTGTCGAGCCCGTAGTACTCCTGGAGCTGGGCCCGCAGCTCGGGGTCGCTCAGGTAGTAGCTGTTGTCCGGGTCCTCGAGGGCGCGCAGCGGGTCGCCGGGCATGGCCCGGGGCAGGGCGAAGACCACCATGACCACGGCCATCATCGTGAGCGCGTACAGCCCGATGGAACGAAGGGCGGCCGCCCGGTAGCGCCGTCCCCGCGCCGGAGCGGGGTGGGTGGCGGGCTCATCCTCGGTGGAGGGCGCGCCCGTACGGGGCTCGGCCAGTTCGGTGGGCAAGAGGGTCCTCGGGCCGGGGCCAGCCGGGGCTAGCCGGCTCCCGCCTGGCCGGGCCACCAGATGGTCACGGAACGGCGCAGCGGGCGCTCGTAGTCGGTGGGCAGGATGGCGTCGATCTCGGCGTCGCGCTCGGGGCCCACGCACAGCCGCCGGCGGGCGAAGGCGATGGCGTCGTCGCGGCTCCGGTAGGACGGGGCCAGTTGGCGCTCCCACTGCTCCCACTGAACGTCGAGGCCCATCTCTTCCAGCACGGCCACAGCGTCGAGGGCCGTCGGGCCGGCCGGGCGGTCGATGCCGTGCAGGGCCTTCCACAGGGGGTTGAGGTTGGACGCCGGGTGGTCCATGGTGATCTCGGCCACCACGCGGCGGCGAGCGTGCTCGGTGAGGGCCTGGGCGAACGCCACCAGGTCGGGCACGTTGTAGAAGACGTTGTGGCACACGACCAAGTCGGCTGCCCCGACCTCGGAGGCGATATCGGGCCAGCGCCCGAGCACGGTCTCGAACTCGACCCCTTCCCGGCGGGCGGCGTCGGCAAAGGCGGCCAGCAGTTCCTCGCTGGCGTCGGCGGCCGTCACGCGGCTGGCGGGCGGCACCAGGGGCAGGCTGGCCCGGCCCCCACCCGCGCCCACGTCGAGAACGGTCCCACCGCCCTCGACGGCCTCAAGGGCCCGCTGGCGCGAGGGCGTCACCATCGGACGTTCGAAGGCCGATCGCTCGGGTGTCCAGGCGAAGACCTCGGGTGGGAACCGCCACGGCGGCCCCTCCGGGGCGGCTTCGACGATCTCCGCAGGTATGGCCCAACCGGCCAGTGCGTCGGCCCAGCGGGTCGCGGCGGCTCCGCTCATGACGTCGGTCACCGGACTGGTCACTGACCGGGACGGCGGGTCGGGGCGGCTACCGGCTCGTCGCCGGCCATGGCCGCGTCGAAGCACGGCGGGCACAGCTCGCGGCCGGCGATGCGGCGGATGCGGGTCTCCATGGTCCCCTCGCCGCACTGGGCGCACACGACGCTGGCGTGGATGCGGGCCCGCTGGGGAGCGGGGCCGGCCACGGGCTGGACCTCGAACAGCGAGTCGGGGTCGAGCTCGAGGACCCGCTTGGACTCGGACTGGTGAAGCTCGCGGAAGCGGGCCTTCTCCTCGTCGGTGGCCATGTTGGCCCGTACCTTGGCGGACAGCGCCTGGTGTTCGGGGTTGCGGGCCCAGGCGTCGGGCCGGCCCACGATGCGGATGGCCTTGCCGTCGGACCGGCGATAGAAGCTGTAGGCGTTCTTGCCCCAGTCGCGGTGCTGGAGGTTGCCCTTGCCGAACGTGCAGCCGGTGAGGAACTGGATGCCGTCGACCCCGCACATGTCGGTCTCCACCACGGCCACCACCTCTTCGTCCTTGGCGTGGGGCCCGATCTCCCGCAGGGCGATCTGGGCGGCCTGGATGCCCATGGCCAGCCCGGGGCACATGTGCCCGTGGAAGTCCACCACCCGGTCCAGCAGTTGCTCGTCGATCACGGTCCCCTCCCTCGCGCGGCAGATCCGCCTTCCGGGGGAATATAACGACTTGGCGCCTATGCTCGCCTGAACTATACCGAATCGTTATACTAGGGGCGCTAGATGGACCTTCGGCAGATCGAGTACTTCGTGGTGGTGGCCCGCCAGCGCAACTTCTCGCGCGCCGCCCAGGTCCTGGGGGTGGCTCAGCCCGCTCTGTCCCAGCAGGTGAAGCGGCTGGAGGACGAGCTGGGCGTCAAACTGCTGGACCGCTCCACCCGGCCCGTCACCCTCACCGACGCAGGTGAGGCCTTCCAGGCCCGGGCCGAGCGGGTCCTGGCCGAGGCTCGCATGGCGCGCGAGCACATGCGGGAGTTCGCGGGTATCGGCCGGGGCCGGCTGGTGGTGGGCGCCCTGCCCGCCCTGGCCTCGTTGTGGCTGCCGGCTGCGCTGGGGGACTTCTACCGGGCCCACCCGCGCGTCGAGATCTCGGTGCGGGAGGAGAACACCGAAGAGCTGGCCCGCCTCCTGGGCACGGGGCAGCTCGACCTCGCCCTGCTCCACGCCGTGCCGGGCATGGCGTCGGGCGGCCCGAACCTCCAGGGCCTGGTCATGGAGCGGTTGTTCGACGAGGAACTTGTGGTGATCGCCAGCACCGGCCACCCGCTGGCCGGCCGCCGGTCGGTCCGCCTGGCCGAGCTGCGCAACGAGCCGTTCGTGTTGCTGGCCCGGGGTTCGGGCCTGGCCCACACCGTGCTGGGTGCGGCCGGGGCGGAGGGCTTCACCCCCCAGGTGGCGGCCGAGGCAACCAGCATGCCCACCCTCCGGGCGCTGGTGGCCGCCGGGCTGGGCGTGTCGGTCGTCCCCCGCCTGCCGGCCAGCGCGCCGGGCCCGGCCGTGGCCGTGCTTCCCCTGCGCCCGGCCCTGCCCAGCCACTCGACGGCGGTGGCCTGGCGAGGCGGCCTGCGCCCCTCGGCCACCACCGAGGCCCTGCTGGGCTAC
This window of the Actinomycetota bacterium genome carries:
- a CDS encoding ABC transporter ATP-binding protein; this encodes MNGISVSNLRVTYPGPPPVRAVDDLSLSVEAGECLGVLGESGSGKSTLGRALLGLASDAQVEGDIRLGDLDLTGLDEKGWRDVRWRRISMAMQSAASLNPVLTIGVQLAEPQQVHLGRSRADADQRSAEVLTRVGLGDWALQRHPRELSGGQRRLVLLSMALVCDPEVIVLDEPTAGLDPETRNGVLDVLKRVRSEDKRALVVMSHDADALEMLADQVAVLYRGWLAETGPAREVLSQPRGPYSWALLNARPTLASVKELRGIRGDPPSPTQVAPGCPFTGRCTQEIDSCAQGRPPLLPPTGEHGPRLVACVRGGVVPLLRAKGLTKSYDVPGKLVRKDKFRAADDVSLDVYEGEVVGLVGATGAGKSTVSSMLVRLLEPDSGCIELDGRDLLTLKGADLKAARRRVQLLFQDPFEALSARMTVGQAVQEPLDLQDIGSRDERERLVRETVRAARLPAEDSFLRRFTHELSGGQLQRVALARALVLKPKLLVADEPVSMLDPSEQAKVLQLLKQLQVDRGMAMVLVSHDLASVLRVADRVLVMARGRVVEEGTGSELLMKPQHEATQALLRAAGRDLLFDMTKPETAREREQR
- a CDS encoding ABC transporter permease, with amino-acid sequence MTATLSPPGDVDAPGPGGEVRQSRRDKRRSRANKPPRPPFPVIGWIGLAIVGVFAALALAAPYLSPYRTIELAGRPLEAPSGSHLLGTNGVGQDVATQLLSGARVSLFVALVAGGGTLLIGAILGMVAGWAGGTTDAVLMRIVDLVLVIPKVPLLIVVGTYAGPGLAMLSLIIALTAWPPTARVVRSQVLSLRRRAHVKAALGFGANSAQILRHHILPEVGLILVAGFVGAAGRAITFEAGLAFLGLGDPSRASWGAVLRDSLNFSGLFFTQAWKWWLVPPVVSISVLLLGVTFLGIGLEQRINPRLVRHQAGAAPRVRGAR
- a CDS encoding ABC transporter permease — translated: MPTELAEPRTGAPSTEDEPATHPAPARGRRYRAAALRSIGLYALTMMAVVMVVFALPRAMPGDPLRALEDPDNSYYLSDPELRAQLQEYYGLDKPLVEQFRSYVTGLATGDLGFSIARKAEVSHLIRLHLPWTLLLMGVSLALASGLSFMAGVAATWKRGRFGDRALTIGLTIARAVPEYALAAVLLISFAVVVPLFPLAGAKTPFNDYTGAHKYYDIARHMVLPVTALTLSLLGTKFLLVRNTMISTLGQDYMVLARAKGLPDRMMKYRHAGRNALLPFLTVLGIQAGFAVGGSVFVETVFAYPGMGTLILRAVEARDYPVLEATFLVLALVVLAVNLLLELIYARVDPRVGAE
- a CDS encoding class I SAM-dependent methyltransferase; this encodes MSGAAATRWADALAGWAIPAEIVEAAPEGPPWRFPPEVFAWTPERSAFERPMVTPSRQRALEAVEGGGTVLDVGAGGGRASLPLVPPASRVTAADASEELLAAFADAARREGVEFETVLGRWPDIASEVGAADLVVCHNVFYNVPDLVAFAQALTEHARRRVVAEITMDHPASNLNPLWKALHGIDRPAGPTALDAVAVLEEMGLDVQWEQWERQLAPSYRSRDDAIAFARRRLCVGPERDAEIDAILPTDYERPLRRSVTIWWPGQAGAG
- a CDS encoding FmdE family protein, which codes for MIDEQLLDRVVDFHGHMCPGLAMGIQAAQIALREIGPHAKDEEVVAVVETDMCGVDGIQFLTGCTFGKGNLQHRDWGKNAYSFYRRSDGKAIRIVGRPDAWARNPEHQALSAKVRANMATDEEKARFRELHQSESKRVLELDPDSLFEVQPVAGPAPQRARIHASVVCAQCGEGTMETRIRRIAGRELCPPCFDAAMAGDEPVAAPTRRPGQ
- a CDS encoding LysR family transcriptional regulator, whose translation is MDLRQIEYFVVVARQRNFSRAAQVLGVAQPALSQQVKRLEDELGVKLLDRSTRPVTLTDAGEAFQARAERVLAEARMAREHMREFAGIGRGRLVVGALPALASLWLPAALGDFYRAHPRVEISVREENTEELARLLGTGQLDLALLHAVPGMASGGPNLQGLVMERLFDEELVVIASTGHPLAGRRSVRLAELRNEPFVLLARGSGLAHTVLGAAGAEGFTPQVAAEATSMPTLRALVAAGLGVSVVPRLPASAPGPAVAVLPLRPALPSHSTAVAWRGGLRPSATTEALLGYVRGHAQGLLSR